One window from the genome of Ailuropoda melanoleuca isolate Jingjing chromosome 5, ASM200744v2, whole genome shotgun sequence encodes:
- the PDLIM2 gene encoding PDZ and LIM domain protein 2 isoform X3 yields the protein MALTVDVVGPGPWGFRITGGRDFHTPIMVTKVTERGKAEAADLRPGDIILAINGESAEGMLHAEAQSKIRQSPSPLRLQLDRSQAASPGPTNGDSSVEVLATRFQPFSPQGSVRTHMGSQSSLRSSCSSPTSSSPQPGSPFSTLPPSSPHALPGEAVVSRSFQSLAHSPGPTAADRFSYGGRPRSRQASLTHAGDSVVRVLLLSPGPPFSSPRLSMDLEGGSRLLEEDSEVYKMLQENREARVAPRQSSSFWLLQEALEAEERGGTLAFLPSQLSPQSSLPTARAPATPPKLHTCEKCSASIVDHAVRIQEGRYRHPGCYTCSDCGLNLKMRGHFWVGDELYCEKHARQRYSSPPTRLPGLSTWPRSQPALDSVGTSVPGPCQ from the exons ATGGCACTGACGGTGGATGTGGTggggccagggccctggggcttCCGGATCACTGGGGGCAGGGATTTCCACACGCCCATCATGGTGACCAAG GTCACTGAGAGGGGCAAGGCTGAAGCTGCCGACCTCCGGCCTGGTGACATTATCCTGGCCATCAACGGGGAGAGTGCCGAGGGTATGCTTCATGCTGAGGCCCAGAGCAAGATCCGCCAGAGCCCCTCACCCCTGCGGCTGCAGCTAGACCG GTCCCAGGCTGCTTCCCCGGGGCCGACCAATGGGGACAGCTCTGTGGAAGTGCTGGCGACTCGTTTCCAG cccttctCTCCACAGGGCTCCGTGAGGACGCACATGGGCAGCCAGTCCTCCCTGCGGTcttcctgctccagccccacatcctccagcccccagccaggcagccccttctctaccctgccccccagcagcccGCATGCCCTCCCCGGAGAGGCCGTGGTCAGCCGCAG tttccagagcctggcacactcCCCGGGACCCACTGCTGCTGACCGCTTCTCCTACGGGGGCCGCCCCAGAAGCCGCCAG GCCAGCCTCACCCATGCCGGCGACTCGGTGGTGCGGGTGCTGCTGCTTTCCCCGGGGCCCCCTTTCTCCAGCCCCAGGCTCAG CATGGACTTGGAAGGGGGAAGCCGCCTTCTGGAAGAGGACTCAGAAGTCTACAAGATGCTGCAGGAGAATCGCGAGGCACGGGTCGCCCCCCGGCAGTCCAGCTCCTTTTGGCTCTTGCAGGAAGCCCTGGAGGCTGAGGAGAGAG gtgGCACACTGGCCTTCCTGCCCAGCCAGCTGAGCCCCCAGTCCTCCCTGCCCACCGCCAGGGCCCCGGCCACCCCACCCAAGCTCCACACGTGTGAGAAGTGCAGCGCCAGCATTGT GGACCATGCCGTGCGTATCCAGGAGGGCCGCTACCGCCACCCGGGCTGCTACACCTGCTCGGACTGCGGGCTCAACCTGAAGATGCGCGGGCACTTCTGGGTGGGGGACGAGCTGTACTGTGAGAAGCATGCCCGCCAGCGCTACTCCTCACCACCCACTCGGCTCCCAGGCCTGAGCACCTGGCCGCGCTCTCAGCCCGCCCTCGACTCTGTGGGCACCTCTGTGCCAGGGCCATGCCAATAG
- the PDLIM2 gene encoding PDZ and LIM domain protein 2 isoform X1 — translation MASQDMALTVDVVGPGPWGFRITGGRDFHTPIMVTKVTERGKAEAADLRPGDIILAINGESAEGMLHAEAQSKIRQSPSPLRLQLDRSQAASPGPTNGDSSVEVLATRFQPFSPQGSVRTHMGSQSSLRSSCSSPTSSSPQPGSPFSTLPPSSPHALPGEAVVSRSFQSLAHSPGPTAADRFSYGGRPRSRQASLTHAGDSVVRVLLLSPGPPFSSPRLSMDLEGGSRLLEEDSEVYKMLQENREARVAPRQSSSFWLLQEALEAEERGGTLAFLPSQLSPQSSLPTARAPATPPKLHTCEKCSASIVDHAVRIQEGRYRHPGCYTCSDCGLNLKMRGHFWVGDELYCEKHARQRYSSPPTRLPGLSTWPRSQPALDSVGTSVPGPCQ, via the exons ATGGCTTCCCAGG ATATGGCACTGACGGTGGATGTGGTggggccagggccctggggcttCCGGATCACTGGGGGCAGGGATTTCCACACGCCCATCATGGTGACCAAG GTCACTGAGAGGGGCAAGGCTGAAGCTGCCGACCTCCGGCCTGGTGACATTATCCTGGCCATCAACGGGGAGAGTGCCGAGGGTATGCTTCATGCTGAGGCCCAGAGCAAGATCCGCCAGAGCCCCTCACCCCTGCGGCTGCAGCTAGACCG GTCCCAGGCTGCTTCCCCGGGGCCGACCAATGGGGACAGCTCTGTGGAAGTGCTGGCGACTCGTTTCCAG cccttctCTCCACAGGGCTCCGTGAGGACGCACATGGGCAGCCAGTCCTCCCTGCGGTcttcctgctccagccccacatcctccagcccccagccaggcagccccttctctaccctgccccccagcagcccGCATGCCCTCCCCGGAGAGGCCGTGGTCAGCCGCAG tttccagagcctggcacactcCCCGGGACCCACTGCTGCTGACCGCTTCTCCTACGGGGGCCGCCCCAGAAGCCGCCAG GCCAGCCTCACCCATGCCGGCGACTCGGTGGTGCGGGTGCTGCTGCTTTCCCCGGGGCCCCCTTTCTCCAGCCCCAGGCTCAG CATGGACTTGGAAGGGGGAAGCCGCCTTCTGGAAGAGGACTCAGAAGTCTACAAGATGCTGCAGGAGAATCGCGAGGCACGGGTCGCCCCCCGGCAGTCCAGCTCCTTTTGGCTCTTGCAGGAAGCCCTGGAGGCTGAGGAGAGAG gtgGCACACTGGCCTTCCTGCCCAGCCAGCTGAGCCCCCAGTCCTCCCTGCCCACCGCCAGGGCCCCGGCCACCCCACCCAAGCTCCACACGTGTGAGAAGTGCAGCGCCAGCATTGT GGACCATGCCGTGCGTATCCAGGAGGGCCGCTACCGCCACCCGGGCTGCTACACCTGCTCGGACTGCGGGCTCAACCTGAAGATGCGCGGGCACTTCTGGGTGGGGGACGAGCTGTACTGTGAGAAGCATGCCCGCCAGCGCTACTCCTCACCACCCACTCGGCTCCCAGGCCTGAGCACCTGGCCGCGCTCTCAGCCCGCCCTCGACTCTGTGGGCACCTCTGTGCCAGGGCCATGCCAATAG
- the PDLIM2 gene encoding PDZ and LIM domain protein 2 isoform X4 — translation MALTVDVVGPGPWGFRITGGRDFHTPIMVTKVTERGKAEAADLRPGDIILAINGESAEGMLHAEAQSKIRQSPSPLRLQLDRSQAASPGPTNGDSSVEVLATRFQGSVRTHMGSQSSLRSSCSSPTSSSPQPGSPFSTLPPSSPHALPGEAVVSRSFQSLAHSPGPTAADRFSYGGRPRSRQASLTHAGDSVVRVLLLSPGPPFSSPRLSMDLEGGSRLLEEDSEVYKMLQENREARVAPRQSSSFWLLQEALEAEERGGTLAFLPSQLSPQSSLPTARAPATPPKLHTCEKCSASIVDHAVRIQEGRYRHPGCYTCSDCGLNLKMRGHFWVGDELYCEKHARQRYSSPPTRLPGLSTWPRSQPALDSVGTSVPGPCQ, via the exons ATGGCACTGACGGTGGATGTGGTggggccagggccctggggcttCCGGATCACTGGGGGCAGGGATTTCCACACGCCCATCATGGTGACCAAG GTCACTGAGAGGGGCAAGGCTGAAGCTGCCGACCTCCGGCCTGGTGACATTATCCTGGCCATCAACGGGGAGAGTGCCGAGGGTATGCTTCATGCTGAGGCCCAGAGCAAGATCCGCCAGAGCCCCTCACCCCTGCGGCTGCAGCTAGACCG GTCCCAGGCTGCTTCCCCGGGGCCGACCAATGGGGACAGCTCTGTGGAAGTGCTGGCGACTCGTTTCCAG GGCTCCGTGAGGACGCACATGGGCAGCCAGTCCTCCCTGCGGTcttcctgctccagccccacatcctccagcccccagccaggcagccccttctctaccctgccccccagcagcccGCATGCCCTCCCCGGAGAGGCCGTGGTCAGCCGCAG tttccagagcctggcacactcCCCGGGACCCACTGCTGCTGACCGCTTCTCCTACGGGGGCCGCCCCAGAAGCCGCCAG GCCAGCCTCACCCATGCCGGCGACTCGGTGGTGCGGGTGCTGCTGCTTTCCCCGGGGCCCCCTTTCTCCAGCCCCAGGCTCAG CATGGACTTGGAAGGGGGAAGCCGCCTTCTGGAAGAGGACTCAGAAGTCTACAAGATGCTGCAGGAGAATCGCGAGGCACGGGTCGCCCCCCGGCAGTCCAGCTCCTTTTGGCTCTTGCAGGAAGCCCTGGAGGCTGAGGAGAGAG gtgGCACACTGGCCTTCCTGCCCAGCCAGCTGAGCCCCCAGTCCTCCCTGCCCACCGCCAGGGCCCCGGCCACCCCACCCAAGCTCCACACGTGTGAGAAGTGCAGCGCCAGCATTGT GGACCATGCCGTGCGTATCCAGGAGGGCCGCTACCGCCACCCGGGCTGCTACACCTGCTCGGACTGCGGGCTCAACCTGAAGATGCGCGGGCACTTCTGGGTGGGGGACGAGCTGTACTGTGAGAAGCATGCCCGCCAGCGCTACTCCTCACCACCCACTCGGCTCCCAGGCCTGAGCACCTGGCCGCGCTCTCAGCCCGCCCTCGACTCTGTGGGCACCTCTGTGCCAGGGCCATGCCAATAG
- the PDLIM2 gene encoding PDZ and LIM domain protein 2 isoform X2: MASQDMALTVDVVGPGPWGFRITGGRDFHTPIMVTKVTERGKAEAADLRPGDIILAINGESAEGMLHAEAQSKIRQSPSPLRLQLDRSQAASPGPTNGDSSVEVLATRFQGSVRTHMGSQSSLRSSCSSPTSSSPQPGSPFSTLPPSSPHALPGEAVVSRSFQSLAHSPGPTAADRFSYGGRPRSRQASLTHAGDSVVRVLLLSPGPPFSSPRLSMDLEGGSRLLEEDSEVYKMLQENREARVAPRQSSSFWLLQEALEAEERGGTLAFLPSQLSPQSSLPTARAPATPPKLHTCEKCSASIVDHAVRIQEGRYRHPGCYTCSDCGLNLKMRGHFWVGDELYCEKHARQRYSSPPTRLPGLSTWPRSQPALDSVGTSVPGPCQ; encoded by the exons ATGGCTTCCCAGG ATATGGCACTGACGGTGGATGTGGTggggccagggccctggggcttCCGGATCACTGGGGGCAGGGATTTCCACACGCCCATCATGGTGACCAAG GTCACTGAGAGGGGCAAGGCTGAAGCTGCCGACCTCCGGCCTGGTGACATTATCCTGGCCATCAACGGGGAGAGTGCCGAGGGTATGCTTCATGCTGAGGCCCAGAGCAAGATCCGCCAGAGCCCCTCACCCCTGCGGCTGCAGCTAGACCG GTCCCAGGCTGCTTCCCCGGGGCCGACCAATGGGGACAGCTCTGTGGAAGTGCTGGCGACTCGTTTCCAG GGCTCCGTGAGGACGCACATGGGCAGCCAGTCCTCCCTGCGGTcttcctgctccagccccacatcctccagcccccagccaggcagccccttctctaccctgccccccagcagcccGCATGCCCTCCCCGGAGAGGCCGTGGTCAGCCGCAG tttccagagcctggcacactcCCCGGGACCCACTGCTGCTGACCGCTTCTCCTACGGGGGCCGCCCCAGAAGCCGCCAG GCCAGCCTCACCCATGCCGGCGACTCGGTGGTGCGGGTGCTGCTGCTTTCCCCGGGGCCCCCTTTCTCCAGCCCCAGGCTCAG CATGGACTTGGAAGGGGGAAGCCGCCTTCTGGAAGAGGACTCAGAAGTCTACAAGATGCTGCAGGAGAATCGCGAGGCACGGGTCGCCCCCCGGCAGTCCAGCTCCTTTTGGCTCTTGCAGGAAGCCCTGGAGGCTGAGGAGAGAG gtgGCACACTGGCCTTCCTGCCCAGCCAGCTGAGCCCCCAGTCCTCCCTGCCCACCGCCAGGGCCCCGGCCACCCCACCCAAGCTCCACACGTGTGAGAAGTGCAGCGCCAGCATTGT GGACCATGCCGTGCGTATCCAGGAGGGCCGCTACCGCCACCCGGGCTGCTACACCTGCTCGGACTGCGGGCTCAACCTGAAGATGCGCGGGCACTTCTGGGTGGGGGACGAGCTGTACTGTGAGAAGCATGCCCGCCAGCGCTACTCCTCACCACCCACTCGGCTCCCAGGCCTGAGCACCTGGCCGCGCTCTCAGCCCGCCCTCGACTCTGTGGGCACCTCTGTGCCAGGGCCATGCCAATAG